One window of the Labeo rohita strain BAU-BD-2019 chromosome 9, IGBB_LRoh.1.0, whole genome shotgun sequence genome contains the following:
- the lcmt2 gene encoding tRNA wybutosine-synthesizing protein 4, with protein MPVNSKREQGKDVAVQGTNDSSVVSKVSAAAQGYFHDDFLKHFVCKVSRRAPLINRGYYVRWKAVDHCVKQFFHATISCSRRQILSLGAGFDSLYFRLHAEGALGDVTVFEVDFPEVARRKAALINSNTCLKDALPDWDALSNQQTNAVFIRSGHYNLIGVDVRKEQEVEATLSRAGLQWDAPTLVLSEVVLTYMETQWSDAVIGWAAKLLPQSMFVMYEQIRPDDPFGRVMQNHFLKLNSTIHALKQYPDTVAQTHRFIQKGWEKCVCLDLNQFYFDLLPEDERQRVSGLEPFDEFEEWHQKCSHYFILTASKGSVTNQALLTLPKASSIPHMTPQWTERPPLVIQPMYGSPSIEAVGMASAVLAPGIILLTGGCGRNGRDTAARVLIKEKDGWKCACVEAHGDKVVSLYQTLTSIPGGGAVLLGGRTSPLNPTGSVVWVTFDPGNEQSAVQLSFENTVCTGTGPKPRWRHTSTLICYKDKTFLFVFGGRTEKDPVLGDAHFLCLEDKHWTEMTVVGAVPEARHSHSACPYGGGLVIFGGLGKGGRPLCDVFYLRPTSSGFCWETKNLHPPPVPRYSHSAHVINEKLVVVGGVWLQADGVPGVAVINLNTGSCLEIQLDTSSVPWPLMLHSFCSELLDSEGSEMVLIGGGGNCFSFGTHLNLHPVTVDLRPILCSS; from the exons ATGCCAGTAAACAGCAAGAGAGAGCAAGGAAAAGATGTTGCT GTGCAGGGGACTAATGACAGCAGTGTGGTCAGTAAGGTGTCGGCAGCGGCACAGGGCTACTTCCACGATGATTTCCTTAagcattttgtgtgcaaagtgTCAAGAAGAGCTCCACTGATTAATAG AGGTTATTATGTGCGCTGGAAAGCAGTTGATCACTGTGTGAAGCAGTTTTTCCATGCCACAATATCCTGCTCGAGGAGACAG ATTCTGTCACTAGGAGCCGGGTTTGACTCATTGTATTTCCGGCTGCATGCAGAAGGAGCCCTTGGAGATGTCACAGTTTTCGAGGTTGACTTTCCAGAAGTGGCCCGGCGCAAGGCTGCCTTGATCAATAGCAATACTTGCCTGAAGGATGCGTTGCCAGATTGGGATGCTCTCTCAAATCAGCAGACTA ATGCTGTGTTCATCAGAAGTGGTCATTATAATCTCATTGGTGTGGATGTCAGGAAGGAGCAGGAGGTGGAGGCGACTCTGAGCAGAGCTGGACTACAGTGGGACGCTCCCACTCTTGTCTTGTCAGAGGTTGTGTTGACTTACATGGAAACACAATG GTCAgatgctgtgattggctgggcTGCCAAACTACTCCCACAATCTATGTTTGTGATGTACGAACAGATCCGCCCAGATGACCCGTTTGGCAGGGTCATGCAAAACCACTTCCTGAAGCTTAATTCTACCATACATGCTCTCAAACAATATCCAGACACTGTCGCTCAGACGCATAGATTCATACAGAAG GGCTGGGAAAAATGTGTCTGTCTGGATTTGAACCAGTTCTACTTTGACCTTCTTCCTGAAGATGAGAGGCAGAGAGTCTCGGGACTGGAGCCTTTTGATGAATTTGAG GAGTGGCACCAGAAATGTTCTCATTACTTCATCCTTACAGCCTCCAAAGGCTCTGTGACCAATCAAGCCCTTCTCACTCTACCAAAGG CATCTTCGATTCCTCATATGACTCCTCAATGGACTGAGCGCCCTCCCCTGGTCATTCAGCCCATGTATGGCTCTCCGAGTATAGAGGCTGTTGGAATGGCTTCTGCTGTCCTGGCACCTGGAATCATCCTACTCACTGGAGGCTGTGGGAGAAACGGAAGAGACACAGCAGCGAGGGTCCTGATCAAAGAGAAGGATGGCTGGAAATGTGCCTGTGTGGAGGCTCACGGggataaag TGGTTAGTCTTTATCAGACGTTGACTTCTATCCCTGGAGGTGGAGCTGTCCTCCTCGGTGGCAGGACTTCTCCACTCAATCCAACAGGCAGTGTTGTGTGGGTGACCTTTGACCCTGGCAATGAGCAAAGTGCTGTACAGCTGTCCTTTGAGAACACGGTTTGTACCGGGACTGGTCCAAAGCCACGATGGCGACACACATCAACCTTGATATGTTATAAAG ATAAGACTTTTCTATTTGTGTTTGGAGGACGTACAGAGAAGGATCCAGTTTTAGGTGATGCACATTTCCTATGTTTGGAGGACAAACACTGGACTGAG ATGACAGTTGTTGGTGCCGTACCAGAAGCCCGTCATTCCCATTCTGCTTGTCCCTATGGAGGGGGACTTGTGATATTTGGAGGTTTAGGGAAAGGAGGCAGACCTCTCTGTGATGTTTTCTACCTGAGACCCACATCATCAGGTTTCTGCTGGGAGACAAAGAATTTACATCCACCCCCAGTACCCAG ATATTCTCACTCAGCCCACGTAATAAATGAGAAGTTGGTTGTGGTTGGTGGAGTTTGGCTTCAGGCTGATGGAGTACCAGGAGTTGCTGTAATAAATCTGAACACTGGGAGCTGTTTGGAGATCCAGTTGGATACC tcATCTGTGCCTTGGCCTCTGATGCTGCATTCATTCTGCTCTGAGCTGCTGGACTCTGAGGGGTCAGAGATGGTGCTCATTGGTGGAGGTGGAAACTGTTTCTCATTTGGGACTCATCTCAATCTCCACCCTGTAACAGTGGATTTAAGACCAATACTTTGCTCTTCATAA
- the crygs2 gene encoding crystallin, gamma S2 isoform X1 yields MGRIVFFEEKNFKGRRYECDSDCSDFHAYLSCCNSIRVESGAWVVYERPNYTGNRYLLTRGEYPEYLGWMGLNDCLSSCKLIRFTSGMQYKVQLYDKPDFTGQAIESIEDCPSVLERFRLREVHSCKVLDGYWIFYEHPNYRGHQYFLEKGNYRKPVDWGAVCPTVQSFRRFTE; encoded by the exons attgtgttttttgaggaaaaaaatttcAAGGGCCGCCGTTATGAGTGTGACAGTGACTGCTCTGACTTCCATGCCTACCTGAGCTGCTGCAACTCTATTCGTGTGGAAAGCGGTGCCTGGGTGGTTTACGAGCGGCCCAACTACACAGGTAACCGGTATCTGCTAACCAGGGGAGAGTATCCTGAATACCTGGGCTGGATGGGCCTCAATGACTGTCTCAGTTCCTGCAAGCTCATCCGCTTC ACAAGTGGAATGCAGTACAAAGTTCAGTTGTACGACAAGCCCGACTTCACAGGCCAGGCCATAGAGTCCATTGAAGACTGTCCATCTGTGCTGGAGAGGTTCCGTCTGAGAGAGGTCCACTCCTGCAAAGTTCTGGACGGCTACTGGATCTTCTACGAGCATCCCAACTACCGTGGCCACCAGTACTTCCTGGAGAAGGGCAACTACCGCAAACCAGTGGACTGGGGTGCGGTCTGTCCCACCGTGCAGTCTTTCCGTCGCTTCACGGAGTGA
- the crygs2 gene encoding crystallin, gamma S2 isoform X2 gives MIVFFEEKNFKGRRYECDSDCSDFHAYLSCCNSIRVESGAWVVYERPNYTGNRYLLTRGEYPEYLGWMGLNDCLSSCKLIRFTSGMQYKVQLYDKPDFTGQAIESIEDCPSVLERFRLREVHSCKVLDGYWIFYEHPNYRGHQYFLEKGNYRKPVDWGAVCPTVQSFRRFTE, from the exons attgtgttttttgaggaaaaaaatttcAAGGGCCGCCGTTATGAGTGTGACAGTGACTGCTCTGACTTCCATGCCTACCTGAGCTGCTGCAACTCTATTCGTGTGGAAAGCGGTGCCTGGGTGGTTTACGAGCGGCCCAACTACACAGGTAACCGGTATCTGCTAACCAGGGGAGAGTATCCTGAATACCTGGGCTGGATGGGCCTCAATGACTGTCTCAGTTCCTGCAAGCTCATCCGCTTC ACAAGTGGAATGCAGTACAAAGTTCAGTTGTACGACAAGCCCGACTTCACAGGCCAGGCCATAGAGTCCATTGAAGACTGTCCATCTGTGCTGGAGAGGTTCCGTCTGAGAGAGGTCCACTCCTGCAAAGTTCTGGACGGCTACTGGATCTTCTACGAGCATCCCAACTACCGTGGCCACCAGTACTTCCTGGAGAAGGGCAACTACCGCAAACCAGTGGACTGGGGTGCGGTCTGTCCCACCGTGCAGTCTTTCCGTCGCTTCACGGAGTGA